In Cryptococcus gattii WM276 chromosome A, complete sequence, one genomic interval encodes:
- a CDS encoding protein-histidine N-methyltransferase (Similar to TIGR gene model, INSD accession AAW41188.1), which produces MFKFDFHFEEEDDEQIPIPTTTFVAPTQSSQMDARLSTSDKNDREVDKSCHHLSLDELIKTLPDAISYSPLYHQVLHTPLLRRDLFDARFQLINKDTADEPKKDVTPEDEDEDNYVDAKTDLIPGFYEGGLKTWEGGVDLVEVLARSLPGSTAEEQDNNVGEWVKGGKVLEVGCGTSLPTAFLLRSLLSLPISSTPSKTILHLQDYNHLVLSLVSLPNLILAALPYFPPEVLRLADEGDEPIETVVPDLEEPGNLNLNKDLVESFKTLLKERGIELKFTYGHWEGLSKELKEEKDDYGLVLAAETIYSQDSTPALIGVLREAVRQSGPIEHKTDVELESSLEDLSVKDDWAKQPLREISRGLVLVAAKVLYFGVGGGLQAFLDAAEADGAYHSTVKEWSQGVGRKVVQVGW; this is translated from the exons ATGTTCAAGTTCGATTTCCATTTT gaggaggaagacgacGAGCAAATCCCGATTCCAACCACAACCTTTGTTGCTCCGACACAATCGTCTCAGATGGATGCTAGGCTTTCGACTTCTGATAAAAATGATCGAGAGGTCGATAAAAGCTGCCACCACCTAAGCCTAGATGAATTG ATCAAGACATTACCTGACGCTATTTCCTACTCTCCTTTGTATCATCAAGTCCTGCATACACCACTTTTACGCCGAGATCTGTTCGATGCAAGATTCCAGCTCATCAACAAAGATACCGCAGACGAACCTAAAAAAGACGTGACTccagaagatgaagatgaagataACTATGTGGACGCCAAGACGGATTTGATACCTGGCTTTTATGAAGGAGGCTTAAAGACATGGGAAGGCGGAGTGGATCTCGTCGAAGTTCTGGCAAGGTCTTTGCCGGGGAGTACAGCGGAAGAACAGGATAATAATGTTGGCGAATGGGTGAAGGGCGGCAAAGTGCTAGAA GTTGGCTGTGGCACTTCACTCCCTACAGCGTTTCTACTTCGTTCTCTTTTATCACTTCCCATCTCTTCTACTCCCTCAAAAACAATACTCCACCTTCAAGACTACAATCACCTTGTCCTTTCTCTTGTCAGCCTTCCCAATCTCATACTTGCTGCCCTTCCTTATTTCCCTCCTGAAGTACTTCGTTTGGCAGATGAAGGCGACGAGCCAATAGAGACCGTTGTACCTGATTTGGAAGAACCGGGAAACCTCAATTTGAACAAAGATCTTGTTGAGTCATTCAAAACGCTTTTAAAGGAGAGAGGCATAGAGTTGAAGTTCACCTACGGACATTGGGAGGGATTGAGCAAAGAGttgaaggaggagaaagatgaTTATGGACTAGTTTTGGCTGCGGAAACAATCTATTCACAAGATAGTACACCAGCTTTGATCGGTGTTCTACGAGAGGCAGTAAGGCAATCAGGACCTATTGAGCACAAGACGGATGTGGAACTCGAAAGCAGTTTAGAAGACCTGAGCGTCAAGGATGACTGGGCAAAGCAACCTTTAAGAGAGATATCAAGGGGGCTTGTGCTGGTCGCCGCCAAG GTGCTTTACTTTGGAGTTGGCGGGGGTCTTCAGGCCTTTTTGGACGCGGCGGAGGCAGATGGCGCCTACCATTCTACTGTCAAGGAGTGGTCGCAAGGTGTTGGCCGAAAGGTAGTGCAGGTTGGATGGTAA
- a CDS encoding Hypothetical protein (Similar to TIGR gene model, INSD accession AAW41400.1; CNA06660), whose amino-acid sequence MPAEPTDNNSPDRLSPALAFFSQLHSTAQSAGLHPLYPALGPARARSADTRHKERLRGPSQSTSNQDNKKPVFVDLTQDDDSAKKPRNSKRKKTTTAGVIDLTLSSDDDKVGAESDSSSIVIISSTMSSRQARKEAQRKREIEEDKRKGLSQARLSSLFARPRGENVSRPGSGSSPTNNPTLSPLSSSSSQTLCESQTITSATPQGTSQPATTASAIRGSKSKGKERAEPCPVTLVSGPTKYSPSIFKTAADTELYRSAPATIPSSTPLKAPLPRFPSQPRSSELASSPPPSDTSTPVPMAAGYPTRRTATLSSSPASASTETAISTPVSKPVKAPVMSPRLSSMNHIDGIETSPLKIKQMTASSAASNPSASTSSRSSRARPLPGTYTLPSIDTPIHEWPTFQGTSALVKKGKKNVHEEPGVNKTFRREVSVEIPKLAKRELAKETASPSRDLGQGSLKDPSPTKKLGNSSLSLLNQTTKQCQVPKTSPTKQPPSMGKVKQKQSIRSSKNIATVLDLKSLSPKPSCPSEITSKSIMESKIVTSAKEQSLLVSDVTSNGSFTSPPKETDFIPPSSPLTELSDSDDDNGSEITEKDEGGCGEKRGLSSSTLNELIASPLPASKDAHLPRHSLLELDMDVEIPSANASKMEAKQGFQEEPQEGIKDDELNELDLDEWDNFEWTVSTSPIKDDTEKPPPASDMSSSYLDPPATPSKRSLSKAPSSTLTPSRLAQPLVSPSKRPVPQTPHNAQKRATPMESSPTTSAKKRKLQVDKYAKMLAETKALEQAEKEEQKRKEEEEKRKIDELLGAADDVEEEGHGNVAEMLKDIANRSPQKFSSTSSLQDIVQSRQKARKERQEATRKRREEKEQQCREGKEKRRKEALAKQAAHERKAADKHLQSILKGIKAGDDLEEALKDIEEDEKVETEGDMNPAPDTDISNTEDEVNTDDELGGTDEEDSLGFDFDLDGEYDLDELAGRMRAKGMEVDDEMLKDAKVKDDQGMDLAWEGFWESKEQTEDTAERLPKLEIEGGDEIIQELGHSIEAEDVIGLTSLLASGILLQIDSQYERAIGQWLWKCALSTSYPQLLFVATEIFFQWSNNRETGMTATLSTQVFSLLSRAGARKNILSLLGSIGDLDPITTVRKRESICVLSCRLIESKINVAPGTVDNTTLQAIIPVLLLLFIDRSSSAALRKHIRAAVNAILTRSARVDPINYARIAAGQIVKCAEPYGDDVRAAVLKALGQMTFFTREVHKWVGMEFISPGTLASMDQLSEPLRTPAVPHLLTPIQALHESLRPPLGVEIDWNAKNYFITFLYAAMADIKGLVDIHPIKMDSMKSVKELMMTHPVEDIRGLIRLCRDRISDQGDGSKKVTVKARLHQLLEITRLILEVAITNKRSSKPLGKGLKKGKAGQSRLSFTRKESIA is encoded by the exons ATGCCGGCGGAGCCCACAGACAACAACAGCCCCGACCGCCTATCCCCTGCAttggccttcttctcgcAGCTCCACTCAACAGCCCAATCAGCAGGTCTTCACCCCCTCTATCCCGCTCTCGGTCCCGCAAGGGCAAGGTCCGCAGATACCCGCCACAAAGAAAGATTGCGAGGACCGTCACAATCAACATCGAACCAGGATAACAAAAAGCCCGTTTTTGTGGACCTCACACAGGACGACGACTCAGCGAAGAAGCCAAGGAACTCGAAGCGAAAGAAAACAACCACTGCGGGCGTCATTGATCTTACTCTGTCTTCTGACGACGATAAGGTCGGCGCCGAGAGTGATTCCAGCTCGATCGTAATCATATCATCTACCATGTCCAGCCGGCAGGCACGAAAGGAGGCTcaaaggaaaagggagaTCGAAGAGGACAAGCGTAAAGGTTTATCACAGGCGCGTCTATCATCCCTCTTTGCCCGTCCCAGGGGTGAAAACGTTTCCAGACCCGGCTCTGGCAGCAGTCCTACCAATAATCCCACCCTGTCGCCTTTGAGCTCGTCAAGTTCACAAACATTATGTGAATCTCAGACAATAACAAGCGCAACTCCTCAGGGTACTTCACAGCCTGCCACGACGGCGTCGGCGATCCGAGGCTCCAAGAGTAAAGGAAAAGAACGTGCAGAACCATGCCCAGTGACTTTGGTCTCCGGTCCGACGAAATACTCGCCCTCCATCTTTAAGACAGCTGCAGATACCGAACTCTACCGTTCCGCACCAGCAACTATCCCTTCGTCCACGCCTCTCAAAGCTCCTCTTCCCAGGTTTCCATCGCAACCTCGGTCTTCCGAGcttgcttcttctccccctccctCAGATACGTCAACTCCTGTACCAATGGCTGCAGGATACCCCACCCGACGTACCGCCACActttcatcctctcccGCTTCTGCTTCCACTGAAACGGCTATCTCGACACCTGTTAGCAAACCTGTCAAAGCTCCGGTCATGTCCCCGAGGTTGTCCTCGATGAATCACATTGACGGAATTGAGACTAGCCCATTGAAGATCAAGCAGATGACTGCATCTTCTGCCGCTTCTAACCCCTCAGCGTCCACATCTTCTCGCAGCAGCCGCgctcgtcctcttcctggGACGTATACCCTTCCATCTATTGACACTCCTATTCACGAATGGCCCACTTTCCAAGGGACTTCTGCTCTTGTcaaaaagggaaagaagaatgtGCACGAAGAGCCTGGGGTAAACAAGACGTTTAGGCGTGAAGTGTCAGTTGAGATTCCGAAGTTGGCCAAGCGGGAGTTAGCCAAGGAGACTGCATCTCCTAGTAGAGACCTAGGACAAGGAAGTTTAAAGGACCCAAGCCCCACCAAAAAACTTGGGAACTCGTCCTTATCTTTGCTTAACCAGACTACTAAGCAATGTCAGGTACCAAAGACAAGCCCTACAAAGCAGCCACCGAGCATGGGTAAAGTAAAGCAAAAGCAGTCCATCAGGAGTTCAAAAAATATCGCAACTGTTCTTGATCTAAAGAGTCTGTCCCCTAAACCTTCCTGCCCAAGTGAAATTACTTCGAAATCAATCATGGAATCGAAAATTGTTACTTCGGCTAAAGAACAGAGCCTTTTAGTATCGGACGTTACATCTAATGGCTCGTTCACTTCCCCACCTAAAGAGACCGATTTCATACCGCCATCCAGCCCCCTCACCGAACTTTCTGACTCTGATGATGATAACGGGTCGGAAATAACtgagaaggatgagggCGGCTGTGGTGAAAAGAGGGGGctttcttcttcgacaCTGAACGAATTGATCgcttctcctcttccagcATCAAAAGACGCCCATCTACCGCGGCATTCCCTTCTCGAACTAGATATGGATGTCGAGATACCATCTGCAAATGCATCAAAGATGGAAGCGAAGCAAGGGTTCCAAGAAGAGCCCCAGGAAGGAATCAAAGACGATGAGTTGAACGAACTTGAT CTCGACGAATGGGACAACTTTGAGTGGACGGTGTCTACAAGCCCCATAAAAGACGACACCGAAAAACCTCCTCCGGCCAGCGATATGTCCTCTTCCTATTTAGATCCTCCCGCGACACCTTCAAAGAGAAGTCTTTCAAAGGCACCGTCTTCTACACTTACCCCGTCTCGCCTCGCCCAACCATTGGTCTCTCCCTCCAAAAGACCTGTTCCTCAGACTCCTCACAATGCCCAGAAACGAGCCACGCCGATGGAAAGCTCGCCTACGACCTCGGCAAAGAAAAGGAAGTTGCAAGTGGACAAGTATGCAAAGATGCTGGCAGAAACGAAAGCTCTAGAGCAGGCGGAAAAGGAAGagcagaagaggaaggaggaagaagagaaaaggaaaattGACGAACTGCTTGGTGCGGCTGATGatgttgaagaagagggcCATGGGAATGTGGCTGAGATGCTTAA GGATATTGCCAATCGTTCTCCTCAAAAGTTTTCATCTACATCGAGCCTTCAAGACATCGTGCAATCACGACAAAAAGCCCGCAAAGAACGTCAGGAAGCCACTCGGAAACgaagagaggaaaaagagCAGCAATGTcgagaaggaaaggagaaaaggaggaaggaagctTTGGCAAAACAGGCTGCTCACGAACGCAAAGCTGCAGATAAGCATTTGCAAAGCATTTTAAAGGGCATCAAAGCTGGCGATGATCTTGAAGAAGCTTTGAAAGACAtcgaagaggatgagaaggTTGAGACAGAGGGCGACATGAATCCGGCTCCCGATACAGATATATCCAATACCGAAGACGAAGTTAACACAGATGATGAACTTGGCGGAACAGATGAAGAGGACAGTCTTGGCTTTGATTTTGATCTTGATGGAGAATATGATTTGGATGAGCTTGCGGGAAGGATGCGGGCGAAAGGAATGGAAGTTGATGATGAAATGCTGAAGGATGCCAAGGTCAAAGATGATCAAGGTATGGATTTAGCATGGGAAGGCTTCTGGGAGAGTAAGGAACAGACGGAAGACACGGCGGAGCGTTTACCAAAATTGGAAATCGAGGGTGGTGATGAGATTATACAGGAGCTGGGACACTCCATTGAGGCTGAAG ATGTCATAGGCCTTACTAGCCTTCTGGCGTCAGGCATATTGCTGCAGATTGATTCTCAATATGAGAGAGCCATCGGTCAGTGGCTTTGGAAATGTG CTCTGAGCACCTCATACCCTCAGCTACTATTCGTTGCTACCGAGATATTCTTTCAATGGAGCAATAATCGGGAAACAGGAATGACTGCAACATTATCGACCCAAGTTTTTTCTTTACTTTCACGAGCCGGAGCTCGCAAAAATATTCTTTCCCTCCTGGGCTCGATTGGTGATTTGGACCCAATCACTACCGTCCGAAAACGAGAATCAATATGCGTTTTGTCATGCCGCCTGATTGAGTCGAAAATCAATGT AGCGCCAGGCACGGTCGACAATACAACTTTACAAGCAATCATTCCAGTCTTACTTCTTCTGTTCATTGATAGATCCTCCTCCGCAGCACTCAGGAAGCACATCCGCGCCGCTGTCAATGCTATTCTGACTCGCTCAGCCAGGGTA GATCCTATCAATTACGCCAGAATCGCCGCAGGGCAGATTGTCAAGTGTGCTGAGCCATATGGCGACGATGTGCGGGCGGCAGTGCTCAAAGCGCTCGGTCAAATGACGTTCTTCACGCGAGAAGTGCACAAGTGGGTAGGAATGGAGTTTATCTCACCTGGAACTTTGGCTAGCATGGACCAGTTG TCTGAGCCGCTTCGGACTCCCGCCgttcctcatctccttACTCCTATCCAAGCATTACACGAATCGCTCCGCCCACCGCTTGGTGTTGAGATAGATTGGAATGCTAAAAACTACTTCATTACCTTCCTGTACGCCGCCATGGCCGATATCAAAGGTCTGGTGGATATCCATCCCATTAAGATGGATTCAATGAAGAGCGTCAAGGAATTGATGATGACGCATCCCGTCGAAGACATTAGAGGATTGATCAGGTTATGTCGGGATAGGATTT CCGATCAAGGCGATGGTTCCAAGAAAGTGACCGTGAAGGCTAGGCTCCATCAATTGTTAGAAATCACAAGGTTGATCCTTGAGGTGGCTATTACGAATAAAAGAAGCTCAAAGCCGTTGGGCAAGGGACTGAAAAAAGGGAAGGCAGGTCAATcacgactgagtttcacaagGAAAGAATCTATAGCATAG
- a CDS encoding Hypothetical protein (Similar to TIGR gene model, INSD accession AAW41189.1; CNA06690), which produces MNTRPPPPSGPPPRYTAVVRKVYPYSLRPVVIFLSLIGFIYGLALGINSIRDRNNANETSKMQIFDIVAAIMFLIIAAVEVFIIITAILQSLPLARLFIVAVPIGLLVNVAANVIVIIAHFTTKSDLIAQCVYNEDGQIYSDIWGSTGSITATDADSICRNSWSRGTWAVFVWLFITLAISIVFASAYFSYYHQLLDPSSVRTRQPTYNRQNQSYPLQSGPGGYRPPPPADGQQAWMVPPYPGPPNYANNPPPPHGWDKSDYHPDAEWAQADYATPSRERDIGDNREEEEAWERAQSQGVTAHLTGHAPLRAREGVERDNGYVIPNAEEDEAWEEARNQGVTAHLTGAATRREREGDV; this is translated from the exons ATGAACACCAGGCCCCCCCCTCCCTCAG GCCCGCCCCCTCGGTACACCGCCGTTGTTCGCAAAGTTTACCCATACTCACTACGCCCTGTTGTCATCTTTCTATCACTTATTGGGTTTATTTATGGTTTGGCTCTGGGAATAAACTCAATCAGAGACAGAAATAATGCAAATG AGACGTCCAAAATGCAGATTTTCGATATCGTAGCAGCAATCATGTTCCTCATAATTGCAGCGGTTGAGGttttcatcatcatcacgGCTATTTTG CAAAGCCTCCCTCTGGCACGATTGTTTATTGTGGCAGTCCCCATCGGACTTCTCGTTAATGTAGCTGCCAACGTCATTGTGATCATTGCGCACTTCACCACCAAG TCTGATTTGATCGCGCAATGTGTGTACAATGAAGATGGACAGATATACAGCGAC ATATGGGGTAGCACTGGGAGCATCACTGCAACCGATGCGGATAGCA TTTGTAGAAATTCATGGAGCAGAGGTACATGGGCAGTCTTTGTCTGGCTTTTTATCACTCTTGCCATTTCC ATTGTATTCGCTTCGGCATATTTCTCATACTATCACCAACTCCTTgatccttcttctgttcGTACCCGTCAGCCAACCTACAACCGTCAAAACCAATCCTACCCCCTTCAAAGCGGCCCAGGTGGATATCGACCGCCTCCCCCTGCAGATGGCCAGCAAGCCTGGATGGTTCCACCTTATCCTGGACCTCCAAACTACGCAAATAACCCACCTCCTCCGCACGGATGGGACAAATCAGATTATCATCCTGATGCGGAATGGGCTCAGGCCGATTACGCAACACCTTCGCGAGAGAGGGATATTGGCGATAAtagggaagaagaggaagcaTGGGAGAGGGCTCAGTCCCAAGGGGTCACCGCTCATCTGACAGGACATGCTCCTTTAAGAGCCAGAGAAGGCGTTGAACGCGACAATGGTTATGTTATCCCTAATgctgaagaggatgaggcGTGGGAGGAGGCCAGGAATCAAGGCGTGACAGCGCATCTGACAGGTGCAGCGACAAGAAGGGAACGAGAAGGTGACGTCTGA
- a CDS encoding Hypothetical protein (Similar to SGTC gene model, INSD accession EAL22879.1; CNBA6480) — translation MPTSSLQYVKLRLLEARPGYIKGTLKINEKHLNNHSTIHGGVILTLTDTITSLSLSTHGLLAPTGVSVDISTSFVRPGGTTGSDLICIGTVEQLGRTLAYTRCEFYTPPGGERGNKLVAYGAQTKFMGGVKPATKFSADGETELSLENTEAKL, via the exons ATGCCAACGTCCTCTCTTCAGTATGTGAAG CTGCGTCTACTCGAAGCTCGACCAGGGTATATCAAGGGAACGCTTAAGATAAATGAGAAGCATTTGAACAACCACAGC ACGATCCACGGGGGCGTAATCCTGACT CTCACGGACACGATTACTTCCTTATCCCTCTCAACTCACGGCCTTTTAGCTCCCACTGGGGTCTCCGTTGATATAAGCACGTCCTTCGTTCGCCCTGGTGGCACGACAGGCTCTGACCTCATCTGTATCGGTACGGTGGAGCAACTCGGTCGTACACTGGCTTACACCAGGTGCGAGTTCTATACTCCTCCTGGAGGTGAAAGAGGCAATAAGCTTGTGGCATATGGAGCGCAAACAAAGTTTATGGGTGGCGTAAAGCCGGCGACCAAGTTCAGCGCGGATGGAGAAACCGAGTTATCCTTGGAAAACACCGAGGCCAAGCTGTAG
- a CDS encoding Beta-1,4-mannosyltransferase, putative (Similar to TIGR gene model, INSD accession AAW41187.1): protein MEGRYNPFEDPDTIPVYQIFLLFITFVGPPTLLFVLFVKRTATRPFLHRTATVLVLGDIGRSPRMMYHSESLARHHWRTFVVGYAETPPTSALLENPMVHLLGLTEPPKIVGLLPWVLRAPIRIIYQIFSVIHTCIWRVPCNTEILLVQNPPSIPTLALAQFICLATKTKLIVDWHNTGYSILGLRLGKGSRLVKIAKWFESTFGQTAYAHLFVTKALAEFLVRDWDLKGRTSVLHDRPPIHFHRTVPMIQHELFSRLLPELEPSLPPPHLDTNDPTHTAFTEISSGGVAALKHDRPALIISSTSWTAEEDFSLLITALDMYQSAMDSGSPLPKLVVLITGKGVLRAPFEKIVKLRETSKWKDIAVRCVFVPAQEYPLLLGCADLGVSLHTSSSGVDLPMKVVDMFGCGVPVLAKNFQCIDELVKEGENGKIFITGEELGEQMIDILSSFPFSEKLDNLKNYFERVRTPRRRATSSPVDIEEDEWSNWDDNWDKVVYNGILNKVRR from the exons ATGGAGGGACGTTACAACCCGTTCGAAGACCCGGACACCATCCCAGTCTACCAAATTTTTTTACTGTTTATTACGTTCGTAGGCCCTCCTACATTACTTTTCGTTCTCTTTGTCAAACGCACTGCAACCCGCCCATTTTTACATCGCACTGCGACTGTTCTTGTCCTGGGTGACATAGGTCGAAGTCCCCGAATGATGTACCATTCGGAATCACTAGCAAGACACCACTGGCGCACATTCGTGGTCGGGTATGCCGAAACGCCACCTACATCAGCTTTACTTGAAAATCCAATGGTACATCTTTTGGGTCTAACAGAACCGCCCAAGATAGTGGGCCTTTTGCCGTGGGTCTTGAGAGCTCCAATCAGGATTATATATCAGATATTCTCAGTCATTCACACCTGCATTTGGAGAGTGCCCTGTAATACAGAAATCCTCTTGGTACAGAACCCCCCTTCGATCCCTACGCTGGCGCTCGCACAATTTATCTGTCTTGCTACCAAAACGAAGTTGATCGTTGATTGGCACAACACCGGGTATTCGATCCTCGGATTGAGGCTTGGAAAGGGCTCGAGGCTTGTCAAAATCGCCAAGTG GTTTGAGTCAACATTTGGGCAAACAGCGTACGCACACCTCTTTGTGACTAAGGCTTTAGCAGAATTTCTGGTAAGAGATTGGGATCTAAA AGGACGGACATCCGTTCTTCACGATAGACCGCCTATCCACTTCCACCGTACAGTGCCCATGATACAGCACGAACTTTTCTCGCGCCTCTTGCCGGAGCTAGAGCCTTccctccctcctccacaCCTTGATACCAATGACCCCACACATACAGCCTTCACTGAGATTTCTTCTGGAGGTGTGGCCGCATTGAAACACGACAGACCGGCATTGATTATCTCTTCCACTTCATGGACAGCCGAGGAAGATTTTTCGTTGCTCATCACGGCGCTCGATATGTACCAATCCGCCATGGACTCTGGATCGCCTCTTCCCAAACTTGTTGTCCTTATCACCGGCAAGGGAGTCCTTCGCGCTCCGTTCGAAAAGATTGTGAAGTTGAGAGAAACTTCAAAGTGGAAAGATATCGCCGTGCGCTGTGTTTTTGTCCCTGCTCAAGAGTATCCTCTCCTTCTGGGATGTGCCGATCTGGGTGTGAGTTTGCACACTAGTAGCTCAGGTGTGGATCTGCCTATGAAAGTGGTCGATATGTTCGGATGTGGTGTACCGGTACTGGCCAAAAATTTCCAATGCATTGATGAATTGGTGAAAGAAGGGGAGAACGGGAAAATTTTCATTACTGGGGAAGAGTTAGGCGAGCAAATGATA GATATTCTTTCTTCATTCCCGTTCTCAGAGAAGCTAGACAATCTTAAAAATTATTTTGAACGAGTGCGCACGCCCAGACGAAGAGCCACTTCCTCTCCTGTTGACATCGAAGAGGATGAATGGTCAAATTGGGATGATAACTGGGATAAAGTGGTTTATAATGGGATTTTGAACAAGGTCAGACGTTAA
- a CDS encoding uncharacterized protein (Similar to TIGR gene model, INSD accession AAW41084.1), producing MSISRAKFLRQVYPFKPPSTSVDHLVIGGGVIGLSVAAALVNKAGKDRTTFLVERRGQLGQETTARNSEVIHSGIYYPLGSVKSRLCIQGRDMLYKRCEQFDIGHKRTGKIVVATSDSQVPYLKKLQAHSTHPSFLTTPGDPSTSRITTQFLPGNEAKELEPDLSPKVCGALLIPSTGIVDSQGLVDSLEREVEDPDYNPSASREEDRGEGVIVLGTRVVRIDREESGSGWVVQMETGWEGLGEGEKGEVESVRADVVVNAAGLGSVSLCEGVVPENELAQLWPVKGNYMSYKGPGVGSVSRLIYPCPSANVDHLGTHLTLDLDGHIKFGPDVQTIGTSADAARDPDFWQSYLAPSSSPEIIAAFARSVQDYLPTIDPSLLSPDYAGIRPNIAPPEAGFSDFLIRHVEQRKGFIELLGFNSPGLTSSLAVGEVVGEMVGRQVWNKKD from the exons ATGTCGATATCCAGAGCAAAGTTTCTCCGTCAGGTCTACCCATTCAAACCACCTTCTACTTCTGTCGATCATCTCGTAATTGGCGGCGGTGTCATAGGTCTCAGTGTAGCCGCTGCCCTTGTCAACAAGGCAGGAAAAGACAGGACGACATTTCTGGTAGAGCGTCGTGGTCAA CTTGGGCAGGAAACGAC TGCGAGAAACTCAGAGGTCATTCACTCGGGCATTTA CTATCCTTTAGGAAGTGTTAAATCACGGCTATGCATACAAGGGAGGGACATGCTCTACAAAAGGTGTGAGCAATTTGACATTGGGCACAAACGTACTGGAAAA ATCGTTGTGGCCACATCCGACTCCCAAGTACCCTACCTTAAGAAGCTTCAAGCACACTCTACCCATCCCTCATTCCTAACAACTCCCGGCGACCCTTCCACTTCACGCATCACTACTCAATTCCTGCCCGGTAACGAAGCTAAAGAGCTTGAGCCTGACCTCTCTCCAAAAGTATGCGGGGCCTTGCTCATCCCTTCAACAGGTATTGTGGACTCACAAGGTCTAGTGGATAGCTTGGAAAGAGAAGTTGAAGACCCCGATTACAATCCTTCGGCATCacgagaagaagatagGGGAGAAGGTGTTATCGTCCTGGGGACGAGAGTTGTCCGAATTGATCGAGAGGAGTCTGGCAGTGGATGGGTCGTACAAATGGAGACTGGCTGGGAAGGCCTtggggaaggagaaaagggAGAGGTGGAGAGTGTCCGCGCAGATGTGGTGGTGAATGCGGCTGGACTTGGTTCAGTCAGTCTATGTGAAGGTGTAGTACCCGAAAACGAGCTGGCACAATTGTGGCCTGTCAAGG GTAACTACATGTCTTACAAGGGACCTGGCGTTGGTAGTGTCTCAAGATTGATCTACCCTTGTCCAAGCGCCAACGTCGACCACCTCGGTACCCATCTG ACACTTGATCTTGATGGTCACATCAAGTTTGGTCCTGATGTCCAAACGATTGGTACTTCTGCTGATGCCGCTCGGGACCCAGACTTTTGGCAGTCATATCTTGCACCCAGCTCTTCCCCAGAGATCATCGCAGCTTTTGCTCGCTCCGTCCAGGATTATCTTCCCACAATTGACCCCTCCTTACTTTCACCCGATTATGCTGGCATTCGACCGAACATTGCACCGCCTGAAGCTGGCTTCTCAGACTTTCTCATTCGCCATGTGGAACAAAGGAAGGGTTTCATCGAGCTGTTGGGCTTCAATAGCCCAGGGTTGACTAGTAGTCTAGCGGTGGGCGAGGTTGTTGGGGAAATGGTAGGGAGACAAGTGTGGAACAAGAAGGATTAG